One window of Cohnella hashimotonis genomic DNA carries:
- a CDS encoding glycoside hydrolase domain-containing protein, giving the protein MSSSYLIHDMVRVCPQTGEVLEEQARAGSLAELAEVSSNPASPRNAYLSFQLIVRLDDAGPSAIRFEVDPLRGEHDEIGAGEFVFFAQWYHRVKGRYYPDALVPLDGGDAGPRTLSAISAANEVEGQAYAAVWVDLFVPAGVRPGDYRGALRATTGSGIDTHEIRLRVLQTAVPDESLVIADLNSYADNLSRRIGSLRRNPDRYEDGTYFRTEQAFFRMAHEHRCLLHYLPYEHSGRIPAAFIPEIEGRGKEMRVKDWSTFDEHFGPYLDGSAFEGTKRGAIPIPYMYLPFNFHWPADYVKFGTKGYRTEFAGIMEEFHRHFTERGWLRTKFELFLNHKKRYKLFPYDGDETRFVWDEKVNDIYYDLAKGVLEKESGAKFVFRTDASWSYGLHFEKYANLIKLWVVNHQMFSWFPESLDVLRDAGCEIWTYGGAERISRPLLATAISPLAAVARGVDGFVYWENTKWGDGWQETPDAEGSETMFYPGDELFGLEGPIPSIRLKALRNAMQVADCMEQWIGEQPAGLGRERMAEAIVDSFGLAPGAWWPGKPNFLDRPPYEWENAMFSEAPQASLHEGRPSETFNDLKQSLWAILG; this is encoded by the coding sequence ATGAGCAGCAGCTATCTGATTCACGATATGGTCCGCGTCTGTCCGCAGACCGGGGAGGTGCTCGAGGAGCAGGCCCGCGCCGGGTCGTTGGCCGAGCTGGCCGAGGTTTCGTCGAATCCGGCTTCTCCGCGCAACGCGTACTTATCTTTTCAGTTGATCGTCAGGCTCGATGACGCGGGGCCATCCGCGATCCGCTTCGAGGTCGATCCCCTTCGGGGCGAGCACGATGAGATCGGCGCCGGCGAATTCGTCTTTTTCGCGCAGTGGTATCATCGCGTGAAAGGCCGGTATTACCCCGACGCTTTGGTGCCGCTGGACGGCGGAGACGCGGGGCCCCGCACCTTGTCCGCGATCTCGGCCGCGAACGAAGTCGAGGGCCAGGCCTACGCGGCCGTCTGGGTGGACCTGTTCGTCCCTGCCGGCGTCCGGCCAGGGGATTACCGCGGCGCGCTCCGCGCGACGACGGGCAGCGGGATCGATACGCACGAGATTCGGCTGCGCGTGCTTCAAACGGCCGTGCCGGACGAATCGCTGGTGATCGCCGACCTGAACAGCTACGCCGACAACCTTTCGCGCCGGATCGGCAGCCTGAGGCGCAATCCGGACCGCTACGAGGACGGCACGTATTTCAGGACGGAGCAGGCGTTTTTCCGCATGGCCCACGAGCACCGCTGCCTGCTGCATTATTTGCCATACGAGCATTCGGGTCGCATCCCCGCCGCATTTATTCCCGAGATCGAGGGCCGAGGCAAGGAGATGCGCGTCAAGGACTGGTCTACGTTCGACGAGCACTTCGGTCCTTATCTGGACGGCTCCGCCTTCGAAGGCACGAAGCGCGGCGCGATTCCGATTCCGTACATGTACTTGCCGTTCAACTTTCACTGGCCGGCCGACTACGTCAAGTTCGGAACGAAGGGCTATCGCACGGAGTTCGCGGGGATCATGGAGGAATTCCACCGCCACTTCACCGAGCGCGGTTGGCTGCGGACGAAGTTCGAGCTATTCCTGAACCACAAGAAGCGGTATAAGCTGTTCCCCTACGACGGCGACGAGACGCGCTTCGTCTGGGACGAGAAGGTGAACGACATTTATTACGATCTGGCGAAGGGCGTGCTGGAAAAGGAGAGTGGCGCGAAATTCGTCTTCCGGACCGATGCCAGCTGGAGCTACGGGCTGCACTTCGAGAAGTACGCGAATCTCATCAAGCTGTGGGTCGTCAATCACCAGATGTTTTCCTGGTTCCCGGAGAGTCTGGACGTGCTGCGCGATGCCGGCTGCGAGATATGGACCTACGGCGGGGCGGAGCGCATCTCTCGGCCCCTGCTCGCCACCGCGATCTCGCCGCTGGCCGCCGTGGCGCGAGGCGTGGACGGATTCGTGTATTGGGAAAACACGAAGTGGGGGGACGGTTGGCAAGAGACCCCCGATGCGGAAGGCAGCGAGACGATGTTCTACCCTGGAGACGAACTGTTCGGCCTCGAGGGACCGATCCCGTCGATCCGGCTCAAAGCGCTTCGAAATGCGATGCAGGTCGCGGACTGTATGGAGCAGTGGATCGGCGAGCAGCCTGCCGGGCTCGGCAGGGAGCGGATGGCCGAGGCGATCGTCGATTCGTTCGGCCTGGCGCCGGGCGCTTGGTGGCCCGGCAAGCCGAATTTTCTCGACAGGCCGCCCTACGAGTGGGAAAACGCCATGTTCAGCGAGGCGCCCCAGGCGTCGCTGCACGAGGGCCGGCCGTCGGAAACGTTTAACGACCTGAAGCAAAGCTTGTGGGCGATTCTGGGATAA
- a CDS encoding beta-mannosidase, with amino-acid sequence MIDNAYNTWRFEAKAGKEWTMTPIKTNAVELDRDWKIQGFDGRENIPEAVHGTSFDDTEWLAAAVPGDVHSTLLAHGRIEDPFFSTNDQTCLWIERKTWVYRTVFDRPNDVETASLMLELDGLDTLAEVFVNGESVAVAGNMFLPVEAELAGKLKEKGNVLVVRFDPVVEYAAKQDVSRFWSKVNYERIWLRKCACNFSWDWSPRIVTAGIWKEVRLKVVHAARLAHLNFKTLSIGPDRAEVEVEAEVRHRRADARLTAETILRGRDGEVRYETDAKDGKISVRFAVEQPSLWWTFDHGEPFLYDLTVNLLADGELVDTLSEEVGIRTIEVRLQSESGSPRFQFVLNGRPIYAKGANWIPAHNFIGAIPDERYEDLVTLSREANMNMLRVWGGGVYEKAAFYRACSRQGLLVWQDFMFSCSEVPDYDEAFMASVRAEIVANVKALRSYPCIAIWAGNNESQAIHSEKMYYRSDTRFYGAKIFHELMPELLAQLDPTRLYWPSSPWGGNDPNSFDEGDTHNWAVWAGDVYPRHYGEASKMDVSPYGISYRRFAEDTSKFSSEFGIHGSTVKETLRRTIPEEELYYGSFEVDYRNKDYEPEKATITMAGYSGLPRDLDEYIDFSMLCQAEGLKFGVEHFRRRMPENGGSLIWQLNDCWPGISWSLIDYYLFPKASYYYARRFYHPLLLSFKEDEGRISVWMTNDSDEAFDDTIAVGVRSCFGQSIYEQSFEVRVAANASMKIVEYAPAEIEWRLGVIDKRSRFMFARSAREDVYDNHFFFAEQKDLRFSPCRLQATKEEGPDGVRVTIETDTFARFVKLECPIDHTMFSDNYFNLLPGERRTVLATNRKGTRIFASDIAVSALNAKQTQRQEVRA; translated from the coding sequence ATGATAGATAACGCATACAACACATGGCGTTTCGAGGCGAAGGCCGGGAAGGAATGGACGATGACACCGATCAAGACGAACGCTGTAGAACTGGACCGAGATTGGAAAATACAAGGCTTCGACGGAAGGGAGAACATTCCGGAAGCCGTGCACGGTACGAGCTTCGACGATACGGAATGGCTGGCTGCGGCGGTTCCGGGGGACGTGCATTCGACGCTCTTGGCGCACGGGCGCATCGAGGACCCGTTCTTTTCGACCAACGACCAAACTTGCCTGTGGATCGAGCGGAAAACATGGGTGTACCGCACGGTATTCGACCGTCCGAACGACGTGGAGACGGCCAGCCTGATGCTGGAGCTCGACGGCCTGGACACGCTCGCGGAGGTGTTCGTGAACGGCGAATCGGTCGCCGTCGCAGGCAATATGTTCTTGCCCGTCGAGGCGGAGCTCGCCGGCAAGCTGAAGGAGAAGGGCAACGTGCTCGTCGTCCGCTTCGATCCGGTCGTCGAATACGCGGCCAAGCAGGACGTCTCCCGCTTCTGGTCCAAGGTCAATTACGAACGAATATGGCTGCGCAAGTGCGCATGCAATTTTTCGTGGGACTGGAGCCCCCGCATCGTGACCGCCGGCATCTGGAAGGAAGTCCGCCTGAAGGTGGTCCATGCGGCGCGGCTCGCGCACCTGAACTTCAAGACGCTGTCGATCGGCCCGGACCGCGCGGAGGTCGAGGTCGAAGCCGAAGTCAGGCACCGCCGCGCAGACGCGCGACTGACGGCCGAGACGATCCTGCGCGGACGCGACGGCGAAGTCCGGTACGAGACGGATGCGAAGGACGGCAAGATCAGCGTACGGTTCGCGGTGGAGCAGCCTTCGCTCTGGTGGACGTTCGATCACGGCGAGCCCTTCCTGTACGACCTGACCGTAAATCTGCTTGCGGACGGCGAGCTCGTCGATACGTTGTCCGAGGAGGTCGGCATCCGCACGATCGAGGTCCGTCTTCAATCGGAGAGCGGCAGCCCCCGCTTCCAGTTCGTACTGAACGGGAGACCGATCTATGCCAAAGGCGCGAACTGGATTCCCGCCCACAACTTCATCGGCGCGATTCCCGACGAGCGCTACGAGGACCTCGTGACGCTCTCCCGCGAAGCGAACATGAACATGCTGCGCGTTTGGGGGGGCGGCGTCTATGAAAAGGCGGCGTTCTACCGGGCCTGCTCCCGTCAAGGCCTGCTGGTATGGCAGGACTTCATGTTCTCCTGCAGCGAGGTGCCCGATTACGACGAGGCGTTCATGGCTAGCGTACGCGCGGAGATCGTGGCCAACGTGAAGGCGCTGCGCAGCTATCCGTGCATCGCGATCTGGGCGGGCAACAACGAGAGCCAGGCCATCCATAGCGAAAAGATGTACTACCGCAGCGACACGCGATTCTACGGCGCGAAAATTTTCCACGAGCTGATGCCCGAGCTGCTGGCGCAGCTCGACCCGACGCGGCTCTATTGGCCCAGCTCGCCTTGGGGCGGCAACGATCCGAACAGCTTCGACGAAGGCGATACGCACAACTGGGCCGTGTGGGCGGGGGACGTTTATCCGCGCCATTACGGCGAAGCCTCCAAGATGGACGTCTCGCCGTACGGCATCTCCTACCGGCGATTCGCGGAGGACACCTCCAAGTTCAGCAGCGAGTTCGGCATTCACGGCAGCACGGTAAAGGAGACGCTTCGGCGCACCATCCCGGAGGAAGAGCTCTATTACGGCAGCTTCGAGGTCGATTATCGCAACAAGGACTACGAGCCGGAAAAGGCGACCATCACGATGGCGGGCTACTCGGGACTGCCGCGCGATCTGGACGAGTACATCGACTTCTCGATGCTGTGCCAGGCGGAGGGGCTTAAGTTCGGCGTCGAGCACTTCCGCAGGCGCATGCCCGAGAACGGGGGCTCCCTGATCTGGCAGCTCAACGACTGCTGGCCGGGCATCAGCTGGAGCCTGATCGACTATTACTTGTTCCCGAAGGCCTCATACTACTATGCCCGTCGCTTCTATCATCCGCTGCTGCTGTCGTTCAAGGAGGACGAAGGACGGATCTCCGTCTGGATGACCAACGACAGCGACGAGGCATTCGACGATACGATCGCGGTCGGCGTGCGCAGCTGCTTCGGCCAGTCGATCTACGAGCAGTCGTTCGAGGTTCGCGTCGCGGCCAATGCGTCCATGAAGATCGTCGAGTATGCGCCCGCCGAGATCGAGTGGCGCCTTGGCGTCATCGACAAGCGGTCCCGGTTCATGTTCGCTCGCAGCGCGCGGGAAGACGTCTACGACAATCATTTCTTTTTCGCCGAGCAAAAGGATCTGCGGTTCAGTCCCTGCCGGCTGCAAGCGACCAAGGAAGAAGGACCGGACGGCGTGCGCGTCACGATCGAGACCGATACGTTCGCCCGGTTCGTCAAGCTGGAGTGTCCGATCGATCATACGATGTTCTCGGACAACTACTTCAATCTGCTGCCCGGAGAACGCAGGACGGTGCTGGCGACGAATCGCAAGGGGACCCGCATCTTTGCTTCGGACATCGCCGTCTCGGCGCTCAACGCCAAACAAACGCAGCGACAGGAGGTTAGGGCATGA